In Carassius auratus strain Wakin chromosome 48, ASM336829v1, whole genome shotgun sequence, the genomic window ttgggaaatgcacgtgaaacaataacgaacaaTCGTAAAATGACTCGTAGAAAACTTTAAGcactaagatcaatcgttatcgggaaacccggcccagttcagtgttgattcagtttggTTCAATAACTGTGTAAAGTTAATCAATCACAAACAAGTTAAAATCAGGTATTCACTGCTCTACTGTCTGATTCAATAATGTCATTATTCAACTTAAAACTCTTGATTCACATGGATTCTCCTTTATAATGTGTTTGAATCTTATATGTTTTGGTATATTGGATTTTTAAATCTCTCaggtttctgtaaaaaatattttcatttgtgttttgaagattaacTGAAGCCTTAAaggattggaacaacatgaaggagaGAAAGTGATGATCGAACAGCACAttatatctataatatataatctataataacaggAACACACGTGAAGTTATAGTGTGTTCGTTGAACTTCTTCTGTAATAATGAGAGAGTTTCTGTAGTTTGACATGTAGACGTACAGCAGCTCAGAGGATTGATCACTCACCATCATAACACACAAAGGGATGCTTTTCTGAACACTCCTCATCTGTCCATATTCCTTGGCGATCAATCAATGCACAGTCATCGTGATTAGTGTTTCTGGATGCGGGTCTATTAGATTTCCAGTGTGTGAATGTGGAGGTGCTGTTATCTGACCAAACCCAGAGTCTGTGCAGACCGATCCAGACTCGTTTATCTTGATCACCTGAAGTTTTGTTTTGGTCTATGATCTTCTGAATCTGTTCATTCTCAGTATGATTCCTCACGCTGGCCagatctgtgtgtctctctctgcagTATTTCTGAGCTTCAGTCCAGCTCTTTTTCTCCTGTACAATGATGAATCCTTTACTGCTGCCTTTAAAACAGAAAGACATTTGTCTGAAATTGATGTAGAGaattgaaacataaaataaaaaactttctgttttcatttagcaAGAACAAAGAGACAAATCCCCACATTTAATTGTTATtcatcagtcaaaaaaaaaaaaaaatattactactgGATGTAAAAATACTTAATATGGTCTTTTAGCACATTTCGCTGAGAGTTTGTAGCACATTATAcaaaatacagattgtttcaagtTGTTTTCAGTTTGGTTCAGTAATAGCTCAGAGTTCATTAGTTATTAAACATACAGCTGAACTCACCATTATAGCAGATGAAAGGCCTTGTTGTACTACAGTCTACATCATGCCACTGTCCTTTATGATCATTCACACAATCCATGTAAATACAGTCTCCATCTCCATTTGGTTGTGGTTTTCCTGTAGTTTTATCCCAGTTCCTGTACTGAGACTCGTGTTCTCTGTAGAAGGCAGGGTCACTCAGAGACCATATCCATGAGTCTGTGTTCTTCAGTCCAATCCAGACACGGTCAGCATTGCTGTTCACTCTCTTTATGGCCTGTTCAATGTCATTCTGTTCTTGTATGTCACTGATAGTGACCAGATCTGTGTATTTCTctctgcagtaactctgagctTCAGTCCAGCTCAGGTTCTGATTCACAAAGTGATACTGACGCGGAGCTCGTGCAGAAGAACTGACCACAGCTGAGGAGAGACACATTCACATTCAAGACAAGAAGTGCTAGTACAGTAGTGGAGTATCTCctcaacaacacacacattacacactcaTTCAAACACACTTGAACACGGTCAGCAGCACTAACACTAACTATCAACACTAGAACTAGTCAAGCACTCACTCacctgtgagcagaagagacatacATGTGATTCTCTCCATTtctgagagaaaaacacaaatcatttaagttaaatttacagtcaaagtaaatatttcattaactcatataatgttaatataccaacctgctgaagtactaaaatctgTTTTTGCCTTTATCAAACACTGACAACCACCTTAAACACAGATAAAGTGATATAGTTAACaagaaaagtactgtaaaatgacaaaaaattagaTTTACAACATTTTGTCACTGTATATTAACTTACTCTTAACCAATTAACAAGTATTTACCGTAGGATATTTAGTCTTTTACCATTaagaattataatatttatttcagtctATTGTTTTATGCGGCACATTTCTGCTGTTAAAAGCTCCAGAATCAAACTCTCTCAGTGAGATCGAGTGTTGCACTGCTGCTGTAAGTACACTACTGGAAACACAATTTTTAATactaaattgtacttttttttttttttttacataataattttaaCATAAGATACACTTGTTTTATTGGGAAATTAATTGTGAGGAAATCTTTGTATCAATCGATGTatatgaagtttatttttaagttgatttatttttgtgtttattttctcttaaatgttCTCAAAGAAGCTGTATATAATTAAACAGAAAAAGTTCAGATAGCAACAGACAAAATGTGCAAAATCCAGACATTCACTAGTTAACCTGTGATCAGCTgagtataataaaatatgaacaccGTTAAATCAGTCAGATCATAATCAATGTGAAGTTAAACTATCAGTAATCATGATCTCAGAGTTTCTTACCTGTAGATGCTGTGATTCAGGAGCGACTGTGTTTCTTCTTTTATCAGGACAGACTGATATCACGATCATTTCTCCTCTTCTGCTCCTCCCAGCTTTGCTTTTCCTGGACAGAAAAACTCCCTTCTGTGTTTAGGTCTTTATTCAGAGCGGTGTTTCCTGCTTTATTGCCCAAAGTCaaccgtgtgtctgtgtgtgtgtgacattaaaatTATTTCCCTGTTAATTTACATATTGTTCTTCTTGTTTTTATGCAGCTGATAGTCATGAATGTCCCAGTGTTTCTCAGGGATGAATAATCAGATACAGGACAGAGGGATTCTTCAGGACAGAATTTGAATGTGTGCCGTTCTTCCTCAAAATGAtgatgatgttaaaaaaaaacatgatcgaACCAGGAAACCAGGAGCGATTTTCAGGTAAAATATGCTAAATCATCAGTGTTTTGCCTGATTAAAAAAGCTCTTCTTggaaacagatatatatatataaaaataatcaaattaaactaTTATTCTACCTAGCTGACAAGTCAACATTCCTTAGTTCTGTTTAATTTAACTtcttgtactaaaataactaaacctgAGACTTCTGGTTTGGTAAAATGGTGTAGACAGGCGTTGAGTCTCGCTCTTGCaacttttttaaatctatatcttCCTTAAAATCCCACAACTTATTTCCTTTTCACTGCCAAATATTTGGTGTGCACATATCAGTATCGAATTATGAAAGCTAAATCAGCAAAACAAggcaaaaaagaaacagaaaattgtGGCATCTTTCCGGAGATGACAGCAAAGATGTTAGCATGGCAGCTATCGTTATCCTTCTGGAGGATCACCGGGCTGCTTTCTCTGCAGATTTTAAAGTCACTGTTTGCAGGATGAGTGCATGCTCACCTTAGAAACTACCTGTGCTTGCTAAACTCTTGGACCTTGAGTCTCGTAGTTGGTGTAATAATATAAGAATTATTGGGTTACCTGAATCCATAGAATGACCTTGGCTGTCTGTCTTCTCTGAGCTACTCGCACAAGTGTTTAGGGATGGAGTCCTGGAGGATCCCAGAGTCCAACAGAGTGCACCGGTCACTGGCTGAAAAACCGAGGCTGGGGTGAGATCTAGAGCTGTTATCGCCTGCAGGGCTCAAATTGAGGGGGGATGTGAGTGGATGGCATCCCCTGGTTGAAATAAATGGCAAAAAGCATCCCATCAGTAAAACAACCTTCCCCCATCACCATTCCCTTtgatttaataaattgtattatgtaaaacttatgatggaaattaaatgttaaaatgatctTCTTGAGATAAGTCACGAATAACgtgattggccaatcagaactcgGTTTTGTAACAAGCTGCACATTAGCAGAAGTAAGTTTTCATCATTTTTAGTGCAAAATTGTTCAAGCGCTATGTACCAATATAAAAAACCTTAGtagtcacgggaagaaggaggcgggaactggcggacattcaaataaaactttaacaataaaataaacacaaaatggcCAACTGCTGCACACAAACTAAaccagaacacaaaagaaaatccaAGCCTggtcatccttcactgtcgtagctcctcttttgtatccttacGATCTcgtccgtgggactcgagactggtgagtgtagcaggtgtcgctcatttccaactAACTCTACCGGCCTCACTCCATTCCCAAGGCTCTTGGCCCTGCTCCAAtcatcacatacccccatcgcccctcgcaggccggggtgTACTCCCGACACTGCGCTCTTCTCCCCCCTCCCCATCCGGGGGAACTGGTCACGGTGGGCGTGGGTACCTGGGGGTAAGGACAGACAAACGAAGCAAGATGAAAGGAGACTGAAGGATGAGgagcaacagagatgagagaggggagaaaagaaaaaaaattgttccgGCTCCCAAACACACTGCCGCTCAGCCCTCCACCAGCTGAGTGAACTTTTCCACATTGCCTGGCGGCAGCACTGGATAGCCCTCAGTGGACGCCACGCCCAGTGGATGGTGATGGCTGTCCAGGTTTGGGGCAGCCGATGGGAGTCCCCCATTCCCACGGCTCCTGGTCCTGCACCACTCATCACTCcctatatttcaatttttttaaaagaagagaCAACAGAAAAAGTATGATTTTTCCTTCACTAGAATTTCAAAACATTCCCCAGAATTAATGTTATAGTGCTGTGAGCAGAGGTGCTGCCAGAGGATTTTGCACGCAGGCGCTGAGAGGATGCTTGATCATTGACAGGGAGGTGGGCAATTCAGGGCTCCAGACTCAGTCTTCCCACTGGTCACTCTTTTGGAACTAACTTTCTCAGTTGTTCTCAGAAGcaccatttttagtttttttgttggtttgttttttgatATATTATAGGATTAATCATTGCATGCTTGTCGCAGGGTGAATGAGAACACACACCCTGTACAGCTGGTAAGTGCCCCGGAGGGTGACTGGTGCAGGCTTCCACTCTGTGCATGTGGGGTGCAGTTCTGTGGTGAATGTCACTCTCCTGGGGTGCCGTCTGAGTCTGTGAATGAGCAGACAAACAAAGACATTCGTTGGTGTCTCCTGGAGTTTCGGTGCAACTTGCCTTGGAAGCCTCTTCCTCTGGCTTTTGTAGCCGGTGGGGACGAGCTCCACTCATCAC contains:
- the LOC113065312 gene encoding lymphocyte antigen 75-like, which translates into the protein MEGIDGAPVGWPDPKQCHLGLTEAKYLGYKIGRGLIMPREKKFEVVKKFLHPTNKTQVRAFLGLVGYYRCFLLYSLHPVRPNQERATRDFGCPFTLYTDTYGTGLGAVLSQLRDGEEHPVVYISRKLSPAETRLRRHPRRVTFTTELHPTCTEWKPAPVTLRGTYQLYRGVMSGAGPGAVGMGDSHRLPQTWTAITIHWAWRPLRAIQCCRQAMWKSGCQCLIKAKTDFSTSAEMERITCMSLLLTAVVSSSARAPRQYHFVNQNLSWTEAQSYCREKYTDLVTISDIQEQNDIEQAIKRVNSNADRVWIGLKNTDSWIWSLSDPAFYREHESQYRNWDKTTGKPQPNGDGDCIYMDCVNDHKGQWHDVDCSTTRPFICYNGSSKGFIIVQEKKSWTEAQKYCRERHTDLASVRNHTENEQIQKIIDQNKTSGDQDKRVWIGLHRLWVWSDNSTSTFTHWKSNRPASRNTNHDDCALIDRQGIWTDEECSEKHPFVCYDDNLVLVRENKTWTEALRRCRNMDMDLVSVDSDQMQRWVKILLMKVSASSDHVWLGLHHSWTLGIWYWVNGQTVCYDQWASDYDIGLDECDQTVRSGAIRTRDNHWISLPETEEINFICIKYM